TATATGCTTTCTTAGTCAATAAATTAAACTCCGCATATGTCACCAGATTTTATTGTGTTACAAGACAGATAATGCAAACAACATGAAAAGTTCATCAAGCTGTAAGCACCAAAAGATCTTTAGATGCTTTACATCATCCTCAAATAAATATTGAAGGAGCCCTTACATAACCATGAACATATGAGTGGAAGGTAAGTAGGAAAAGATGCTTCCTTAGAAACAAAAAGCAAACCTTGCTTGCAGCCAGCAATTATGCATAGAAGATTATGGTGTGGATCGTAGTGAGTACTTGATCTAGCTTGAGCACTGTTCATCCATAAGTTAATAGAAGCAAGTGTTTTTGTCTCCAAAAATGCAGGCTGCAGAAGTTCACCAGAGTCTTTCAGAAAAATCATACTGCACAAGGAGCTCATCagaagatatttttttgataaaagagTTTCTCagaaaatcaaactccaatgacaaaaattaaaagtaaaaaaccaaaaaaattaaatttaaaatatatataagccTCTTTTGGTGGTGagccacaaaaaataaatacatagaGGGAGTGCTGGAAAGAAATGCCAAACCGTTTGAATGTCTTCTATCAAAGTTGCCAGTTGAACTTTATCATCATTCTCCACATTCATAATTGGTACCTGAATTACAGAAGTaaccaaattttcatttcaaaataacaGTATTGCTATCCTTATAAACAAATGCATATGTTTGGTAGCACACCCTAATAAGAACAACAACATAGATTTGAGAGttacaaatatttgaagaataaaatataaaggaagttaattttaattttaaaatttaaaaaataaaaataaagaacgtaataataataaaataaaataagcaagaaaataatctAACTATCTCAGGCCTCCAGTTTGCAACCTGTGCTAAATAAATTTGTTGAGGAGCATCTCCTAAAAGCGAATTGGATTGTTCTGCCTCAGACCCTGCCAGTCCATGCCTTTCTGATTCAAAACAAACTCTGCCACCAACATCTTTGTCTTGGAGGCGTTGCTTACAAAAACCAATAAAGGCAGAAAATGGTAAGGGAACCTACAAAAAGAAAGGGTAATGGGATAAACTAGCTATTCTCATCCAATATGGAAATGGTAGAAATATATAGAAAAGCTATGAAAAATTACCCTTTCATGGCTTCTAAGATCGCCATAAAATACTGGAGCAGACCTCGATAGCATAGCCTCTACTGTGGACGAACCCACTCTTTCCTAAATTTTCATGCATGGATAACAGTGAGTGCAGACCTCGattaaaaatgcaaattatAAGCCTTAATAAGTCTGTGAAGGCAACGCATTGAAACAAATCAAACAATGTTCTGCCATAATGGTTAGGTGTATTACACATGAAAAATCATAGTTTCATCACATAATCATTATACAAAGCAACACACTAAAcccatgtttggttcttagaaaatttgatggaaagtgtgatggaaagaaaatagaaagaaaaaaatgcaaggaaataaaaaatggaaaaaaaaataaataaatactagatttaaagttaataaattacttttagatGCTTCCTCAAACTCATCtcactttttcttctcttctataAGAggattcaataattttaaagtatATGAGTTtccaactaattttaattatatttgattttctttcgtataaccaaatataacaacaaaaataaaaaaaacatataaaatctttaagaaaaaaagaatgccAATAACTTCGATATCATACCCAACATATCTATCATGAGCATCAGCAATTGTCTGATGTATTCATCCATGATGATGAAATTATTGGTACAAAGCCCAAACACACCGTAACTCAAAGTTAACGATTATTGTGCAATAGAGTATAACGGTACTAGGATTTGCAGTCACTGTAAAATGAATATGAATTCCAGAACAACTTTCCTAGTATTTTTCTTGAGGTTTCTGAGCAACCAAACGGAGGGTAAGACGACGAACCTGCAAGTAATCGAGGCCGCCATTGGAGGGATTCCAATTGGAGAAAGCTCTCCAGTTCTTGATGCATCCAATAAATACCTTTTTGGATCACAAGAAAAAATGCTAAATTAACAtatatgaatttgaaaattaaacatacATTTAAggattcaaggaaaaaaaaatgcatgagatTACAGCGGGAACGTTTCTGGATTCGACCGAAGCAAAATCAAGAGATGAAGGAAGTAGATTGAAGGCGGGAATTTGCAGAGAACCCTCCATTTTCACCACTGAGCTGAGCCTCCGAACAGGAACAAATAGATGGGTTTGGGGggttttgaaatatatatatataaaacataataaagttttaaaaaaattatttttaaaacgatTACCGAACCAAACATTGCCCAAGCTTTTACTATTTTAGCTTCGTTAGAGCCAAGGCCCATTGATGATGGGCTAATCTAAATCCGTTGGGCTGAGGCCCAGTGCTTTCTGGGTGTATCACAAGAACGTTTGAAGGAGTAACCATAAAACCGAACTTTCGGCCTTGACTGTTTCCCTCTCCTCAGGCCATTGCAGACCCTTTCCTCTCTGAAAAACTCAAAAAGCAAATCTCCAATGGAGCTAAGAAGAAGCTTCTTCACAGCGCTGGGGTTCGTTCTGAGCTTTTTCAGCCGTGGATGCTCTCTTTCAATCACCGTGAGCAACATGGAATGTGTCTCCGAGGCCGTTCACTTTGAAGGAGACACCGTTTCTGGCTACTTCGTTGTTATTGATCACGACATCTTTTGGAACTCCGATCACCCCGGAATCGAATTCACTGTAAGCTTTCCATAGATCCGATTCTGTGTCGTTCTTCTCCTAAAAGTTCATGAACTAGAGTTTGGATACGAGAAATCATTAATTGCGAATAGtttcagaattatttttgatagaacgggtttttaaaaaatgtttgaatttcAAAGGCGATTTTCTTTGACATTTTTGGTTGCAATATGTCTTTGGATATAAATTGCAGGTAACATCTCCGGGAGGCGCCATAGTGCATGCTCTGAAGGGAACATCCGGAGAAAAATTTGAGTTCAAGGCCCCACAAAGTGGAACATAcaaattttgtttcaataatCCAGTTGCTACCCCAGAGACTGTGTCTTTCTACATACACGTTGGCCACATCCCGAATGAGTATGATTTAGCTAAAGATGGTCAGTTCAATTCTAATTTccacccttctctctctccccccctctctctctctctctttctcaatgTATGTATACATTTTGCAGAACATTTGGACCCTGTGAATGTGAGGATCACCGAGCTGAGGGAGGCCCTGTTGTCTGTCGCAGCCGAGCAAAAGTATTTGAAAGCCCGGGATGCTAGGCACCGTGCTAGTGAGTTACCTTAAATTACAttctattttataaacaaaaaatccaATAGATATCACACATTTCCTTCTTTTGGGTTGGATTAGAGTGGTGGTAAACTTAAGCCTTAATGAATTAGGTTCAAGTTAGTTATATTAATTGAGTAATATAATTCACAATTAGTTGAATTGGATTGCACCGTATTGTCTATTTTTAagacattttatatatatttacattaaaaattaaataataaataagacgTTGCTTCATGATGTTGGGGTGCAACAATGCCGCCCTTAAGCCTAATGATAAGTTACCCAAATGATAACTCTTAGAGTAAGTCTACAAGGTATGATgttgaatattataaaaaatatatcatgaCCTCAACACCCACAAATTGGTTTTGATAAGACAATCAAAGCCCAATCAAAAAATTGTATCAAAATCAGGGTCATGGGTTCAAATCACTAGAGCCTAGAGAATAATTATTGGGGTATAACAATACtacatttattaaatatgagatcaaACCGAAATATCAAATCGATTACACCAATTCGCCCAAAATACAAACAAGACACATCTTActcataaaaattatacatttactTGTTGCATACTTCTATCTTACACAAAAATTGCTGATTATTTTCACATTGTAGCAAATGAAAGCACCCGAAGGCGTGTGGTCTTCTACACATTGGCAGAGTACATTTTGTTGGCAGCTACAAGTGGGCTTCAAGTGGTATACATTCGTCGTCTATTTAGCAAGTCAGTCGCATACAATAGAGTTTAAACATCAACGCCAAATCTCTTCATACTATCTTTCATGAATCATGAAAATAGTTGGTATTAGGATTTTTCTTGAATTGAGtcttacatttaatttattagttttaatttggATATTATAGTAAGtccaaaaatataataattataaatatttggaCACGATGGATATAGGTGTCAACTTCAAGTCTtcaatgataaaagaaaattgacaaTCACGTCTCGATTTTTGCTTCTCGACAGAATTGAGTTTGGTGGGGTTTTCAAGTGTGAGCCAATGGGCAGATGTGTTTGTTTCGTGGGAAAATGATGCCTCAAAAGTAGTCCAAATGACTTCACCACCAAGTGGTCCCAGTGGTTTGTTATTCTGTTAATCTCTGTTTGGGTATATGGATGAAACAACATATTGTTAGGATGACGGTGTCAGCCATCTTAACTAATAATCCAATCACCCAATCAAATCTTACATTATGTTTGGGAACTTCGGTAAATGTTTTTCTTAACggttttcttctctttatttgGGTAATAAAACAACAAGAAAACGGCCTGTAATGTTAACAGTTtctaaaatagatttttaagaattgttttgaaaatagagAGTTTTCTTGCAACGTATCCATTTGTCAGTCATCATAGGGATCATTTTAAGCTTAAAAActggttttgaaaaaaattaagagtatgtttagcagtaatttttaaaaatgtttttagtttttttgatacttgaaaaataaaaataaaaattaaaaacattttttagaattaataccAAACTCACTCTAcattattgataaaaattataaaacattattaaaaattgaaaaaaaaattacttataatgtatttgatagtgttttATTCAACATGTTTTTAAGAATCAGTTATCaaatgtttccaaatatttttccaaaaaaacactataaatgaatttttaaatttaaaaaaatgtttcctaaattttactaaacatctaatcttttttaaacacttttaaaattaaaaaatatttcctaaactcactatgaaataaaatcttataaTGTTGAGAAATGACCTAAAGTATTTTATGGATAAACTTTAAAAAGtctatttatgataattttagaaagtgtctttaacatttataatacttaaaaaattttataattcaaatgTTATAAGTGTtctctaaaatcattatcaaacgcaCTTTTAAGGTAATTATCCTAAAAttcacttccaaaaaaaatattttgagtaaaaTATACCGCCAAACATACTCTTATAActcgtttgatagtaattttaaaaaacatttctatcatttttaatattaatattttttttacccttcaagtattataaatactataaaaatgttttttgaaatcacTATTAAGGgtaatcttaattatttttaattattgtttgattccaatttttaaaaaaaaattgtaaatatacgaatgaattattaaaaataaaatattatatatgattatcattttaaaaaaaatatctaaaacataaaaaatatgttgaaaatattaaaatttctccactattttattttaaaatatatatatatatatatttcagtACTCCCATTCTAAAATTATtcccaaaaactatttttaaaaatttattttcaaaaccaaagaaaatcatttattttttcctatatGTTATCAAAACACTTACAAGttacaaccaaaaaaaatatatttaaagattttataaaagtactataattaataatttttcagcAAGTGGGTTGTTACAATCTGTGGATTCCAATTATAAACTCAATCATATAATATAATGCATTACACAACATTTGAATTGTGTTCATTAATCCAATCCCATAGCCAAGAAATTCAAACCGCGTAAACCCTAAGAATAAAAGAACGCATGATTcattaaattaatgttttttaacaTCATTACCAAACATTGACTTTTACAAACTATGATTCccataaattattgtttttttggCCTTTGGAAGAAGCCCAAATTCACCTAAAATGAGACTTGTCATTGTCTGTCATCCCAATTTCAGTGGGACTCTTCTTTTGAAAAGTTTCTCGCATGATCAGGGCATGTTTGGTTGTTgcaaattaatagaaaaaaaaattcaaattaatattaaggaaaaaacaacttaaaaatattaaaattatttaataaaattaacttaaaatttattttaaatcatcgtattaacatattttttattgtaaattataattaaagcaaataaaattaaataataatcgAGGTATCGTGAAATAGTAAAAGAGATCGTGAAAGTAACTATAACAAACgaggataaaaaaataaaattaatatatgaactaaaaaataaattaattattatttaaggttgttttttacttaaagttattttgtcaAATGTACttgatttatttaatgacttaaattaagttactAAAAccctttaagttattaagttaatttatcgCCACATAATGTATTacttttaaacatatttattaattttattttattcaacttttttttttttacggttatttccttcaattttcaaataaccaaacataggtttatatttttattttatttttcttaataattttttacattcacatggaatccgatatttatttaaactatatatatttaagaatatgAACATTgaaaaaggacaaaaataaatagataaaattaaagCTAATTTCATTATTCTCGTTTAGATGTGGTATTTTGGCATATTGTAGAAGATTTTCCCAATAACGTGGTCTTAAGGGTTGGAggttaagttatgtttggtaattattatttttaaataattatttattttaatataagaaaactatattgtaaattaattatttacattttctcatattaaaaattatatgcgaaattaattattctatatgcaTGCAACATGTTTGTTAGTTTAATCATACTTTTAAGCTTGTTGGCTTCATTATAAGCAAGTTTGAACATATACTTAATCCACACGGACTAGTTAttattctaatataaaattcaattattttaaataaatttttatattttaataaatttatctatgggataaaatttcaaatttcatgatGATaacatatgaatttttaaatatttgaatataatttttaaacatttcctatcattttcaaatatattttatttcgaaaaataatgataatcgATTTAAAaggttaatcaaataaaaatttattggaatttaaggaaaaaacatatacttatttaaaatatagataaattatATGAAGAAACAAAGATGGAATAACAATACGACACGAACCTAATACATTTTTCGTGGGTTTAAGTTGAGTATAAATCTGCTTTGATTAAATTTACATGAACATGCAtaacttgtttaataaatatataatttttttgtcaacACGAATCTAATACATTTTTCGCGGGTTTAAGTTAAGTATGAATCGGTTTTGATTAAGTTCGCGTAGACATACAtaacttgtttaataaatatataattttttggtcAACCTTCATATCACAGATTTAATCCAAATTGAACTATCtaataatcttattattaatttaattaaatgtcCTTGAGATATTAAAATATACAAGACTTAATTCAACCTGATTATTAGATGTTATTGGGTCATGTTGaactatatgatataatatttcaGTTTTAATACAAACACCATCACAAATCACTACGTATAAGACCCCTGTTTCTATCAATATtaatgttgtttttaaaaatagcttacaaaaatcaaatatatatatttttaaatgtcatattaaatattatatatatatatatatatacatgataAAATTTGGATGGGTAATTggcttgaaattttgaattt
Above is a genomic segment from Vitis riparia cultivar Riparia Gloire de Montpellier isolate 1030 chromosome 7, EGFV_Vit.rip_1.0, whole genome shotgun sequence containing:
- the LOC117919215 gene encoding transmembrane emp24 domain-containing protein p24beta3-like isoform X2; translation: MELRRSFFTALGFVLSFFSRGCSLSITVSNMECVSEAVHFEGDTVSGYFVVIDHDIFWNSDHPGIEFTVTSPGGAIVHALKGTSGEKFEFKAPQSGTYKFCFNNPVATPETVSFYIHVGHIPNEYDLAKDEHLDPVNVRITELREALLSVAAEQKYLKARDARHRATNESTRRRVVFYTLAEYILLAATSGLQVVSTSSLQ
- the LOC117919215 gene encoding transmembrane emp24 domain-containing protein p24beta3-like isoform X1, yielding MELRRSFFTALGFVLSFFSRGCSLSITVSNMECVSEAVHFEGDTVSGYFVVIDHDIFWNSDHPGIEFTVTSPGGAIVHALKGTSGEKFEFKAPQSGTYKFCFNNPVATPETVSFYIHVGHIPNEYDLAKDEHLDPVNVRITELREALLSVAAEQKYLKARDARHRATNESTRRRVVFYTLAEYILLAATSGLQVVYIRRLFSKSVAYNRV
- the LOC117919215 gene encoding transmembrane emp24 domain-containing protein p24beta3-like isoform X3; amino-acid sequence: MELRRSFFTALGFVLSFFSRGCSLSITVSNMECVSEAVHFEGDTVSGYFVVIDHDIFWNSDHPGIEFTVTSPGGAIVHALKGTSGEKFEFKAPQSGTYKFCFNNPVATPETVSFYIHVGHIPNEYDLAKDEHLDPVNVRITELREALLSVAAEQKYLKARDARHRATNESTRRRVVFYTLAEYILLAATSGLQVN